The following coding sequences are from one Desulfosporosinus orientis DSM 765 window:
- the argS gene encoding arginine--tRNA ligase, with the protein MSLYETIKTNITSQLVEAANKAKASGEIHFEELPSFVLEEPREKQHGDLATNLAMVLAKQAKRSPRDIAAALLKHMETTETWIEASGIAGAGFINFHLNPQWLTGVIEEVLRAGEDYGQADIGKGQKVQVEFVSANPTGLLHMGNARGAALGDSLASLLAMAGYEVTREFYINDAGNQIHNFGLSLEARYLQQLGQDVPFPEGGYHGEDLIDTVKGLINNVGDKYLSVEPALRREFLVSYALEEKMRNIRETLEDFGVNYDVWFSEQSLHDSGAVRSTMEDMEKKGYIYEKEGAHWLQSTKFGDEKDEVVIRSNGSPTYFAADIAYHRNKFDRGFNKVINIWGADHHGHVARMKGAMSALGYDSNNLQIILMQLVRLIQNGEIVKMSKRSGQYITLRELMDEVGKDAARFFFILRDPDSTVEFDMDLAKSQSSDNPVYYVQYAHARLCSILRQAEELGGLDSLPSQETLQRLDSSEERALLKKMADFPSEIIVAARLMEPHRLARYVLDLAGLFHTFYNSQRVLVDDEDLRQARLNLVRAVKQIVANILRVLGVSAPERM; encoded by the coding sequence ATGAGTCTCTACGAAACGATAAAGACAAACATAACCAGCCAGTTAGTAGAAGCCGCAAATAAAGCGAAAGCGTCAGGAGAAATACATTTTGAGGAATTGCCAAGTTTTGTTCTAGAAGAACCAAGGGAAAAGCAGCACGGAGATCTGGCAACGAATTTAGCCATGGTCTTAGCTAAACAAGCAAAACGTTCACCCCGGGATATTGCTGCTGCACTCCTAAAACATATGGAAACCACTGAGACATGGATTGAAGCCTCAGGAATTGCCGGAGCGGGGTTCATCAACTTCCACCTTAATCCTCAATGGCTTACCGGTGTCATTGAAGAAGTGTTAAGGGCCGGAGAGGATTATGGCCAGGCAGATATCGGAAAGGGTCAAAAGGTACAAGTCGAGTTCGTAAGTGCTAATCCTACAGGGCTTTTGCATATGGGCAATGCCCGAGGGGCAGCTTTGGGAGACAGCTTAGCGTCCTTGCTGGCCATGGCCGGGTATGAAGTTACCAGAGAATTTTATATTAATGATGCCGGGAATCAGATTCATAATTTTGGCTTGTCTTTGGAAGCCAGGTATTTGCAGCAGCTTGGTCAAGATGTTCCTTTTCCGGAAGGTGGTTATCACGGCGAAGACTTAATCGATACCGTAAAGGGTCTTATTAATAATGTTGGAGATAAATATCTTTCTGTTGAACCTGCTTTAAGACGGGAATTTTTGGTCAGCTATGCCCTAGAGGAAAAAATGCGGAATATTCGAGAGACCCTTGAGGACTTCGGGGTTAACTATGATGTTTGGTTTAGTGAGCAATCTCTGCATGATTCGGGAGCCGTTCGTTCAACCATGGAAGACATGGAGAAAAAAGGGTATATTTACGAAAAAGAGGGTGCTCATTGGCTGCAATCTACGAAATTTGGTGACGAAAAGGACGAGGTTGTGATTCGCAGCAATGGGTCTCCAACCTATTTTGCCGCAGATATTGCCTATCACCGGAACAAGTTTGACCGTGGTTTTAATAAGGTTATTAATATCTGGGGTGCCGATCATCACGGTCACGTAGCCCGGATGAAAGGGGCTATGTCTGCTTTAGGATATGACTCGAACAATCTTCAGATTATCTTGATGCAGCTTGTCCGTCTCATTCAAAACGGTGAGATCGTAAAAATGTCAAAACGATCGGGGCAGTATATTACCTTACGGGAATTAATGGATGAAGTAGGGAAAGACGCTGCGCGTTTCTTCTTTATTCTGCGGGACCCGGATTCCACTGTGGAATTTGATATGGACTTGGCAAAATCCCAGTCTTCGGATAACCCGGTTTACTATGTTCAGTATGCTCATGCCCGGTTGTGCAGTATTTTAAGACAAGCCGAGGAGTTGGGGGGGCTGGACAGCCTGCCAAGTCAAGAGACTTTACAACGTTTAGACAGTTCCGAAGAAAGGGCTTTGCTTAAGAAGATGGCGGACTTTCCCAGTGAGATCATTGTGGCCGCACGTCTTATGGAACCTCATCGCTTAGCTCGTTATGTTCTTGATTTAGCAGGATTATTCCATACCTTTTACAATAGCCAGCGTGTGCTTGTTGATGATGAGGATTTACGTCAAGCTCGCTTGAATTTAGTTCGTGCTGTTAAGCAAATTGTAGCCAATATCCTAAGAGTGCTAGGTGTATCTGCCCCAGAAAGAATGTAA
- a CDS encoding DUF1934 domain-containing protein, which translates to MQKNVTIQIQGRQKYPEGHEDQQDLLVSGRFYERNGVFYVLYKEAENDSTNLGEVTTFLTINRDSVVLYRKGAVNITQEFKKGVLHRSIYNTCYGNMNLSVMPSLVESDLTVNGGRISLGYDLFVDDKLVSYNGLLLNVKEDIPQ; encoded by the coding sequence TTGCAAAAAAATGTAACCATCCAAATTCAAGGCAGACAGAAATATCCCGAAGGTCATGAAGATCAGCAGGATTTGCTTGTGTCGGGAAGGTTTTATGAACGGAATGGGGTCTTCTATGTACTATATAAAGAAGCAGAAAATGATTCTACAAACCTGGGCGAAGTGACGACATTTTTAACCATTAATCGTGATTCCGTGGTTTTATACCGTAAGGGAGCGGTGAATATTACTCAGGAATTTAAAAAAGGTGTGCTTCACCGCAGTATTTATAACACTTGCTATGGAAATATGAACTTAAGCGTTATGCCCAGCCTTGTCGAGAGCGACTTGACAGTGAATGGGGGACGTATTAGTCTAGGATATGACCTTTTTGTCGATGATAAATTGGTAAGCTATAATGGTCTGTTGCTAAACGTAAAGGAGGATATCCCCCAATGA
- a CDS encoding PepSY1/2 domain-containing protein, whose protein sequence is MRRKLWIGVLAAALLVSVGWGWTEYRLAGEYRLAAENANRRALTDFASHLDQLETDMAKGNVASNPAQKILYLSQVTSKSEAALKDFAQIPAQQTGLSYVGQFLTQSGDFARTLTQKIAGGGTITADEEKTLRDIHERLMPVNQKVQDLILRIDTEQLVWTDPKPSLWQRLGLSTQVAEASADGSEAPSKSVRSGLDQLDASLQKLPPFSYEGEYSSRVVQKPLGLPQGNISRDQSLAKAKDFLKKIGYTNVKPEFGGESQDALGGFIWKYKDAYLEVSRQGGVVTLFRDQRSIEPKTLTMQEATNKAKAILKTLGWQLVITSSEDFGSYVQFDAVAEEDGVRIYPDKVRLMLAIDNGQLVGLDAAPYYAFHHERTFPSKISMDQATRKLRPNFQIIESRLAVIAKTGNQELYCYEFRGRYQGEEYLVYLNAATGSEEKIQRIIKTPRGEYLK, encoded by the coding sequence ATGCGCAGAAAATTATGGATCGGTGTTTTAGCAGCAGCCTTGTTAGTCTCGGTGGGCTGGGGATGGACTGAATACCGTTTAGCGGGAGAATATCGTCTGGCAGCGGAAAATGCTAACCGCCGGGCATTAACAGACTTTGCAAGTCACCTTGATCAATTAGAGACGGATATGGCCAAAGGAAATGTCGCCAGTAACCCTGCCCAAAAAATTCTTTACTTAAGTCAAGTCACAAGTAAAAGTGAAGCGGCACTTAAAGATTTTGCCCAAATTCCTGCTCAGCAAACGGGGCTTAGCTATGTGGGACAATTTTTAACCCAATCAGGAGATTTTGCCAGGACGCTGACTCAAAAAATTGCCGGAGGAGGGACTATCACCGCTGATGAAGAAAAGACGCTGAGAGATATTCATGAGCGTTTGATGCCCGTCAATCAAAAGGTTCAGGACTTAATCCTTCGTATAGACACGGAACAGCTGGTATGGACTGATCCTAAGCCCTCTCTATGGCAAAGACTTGGATTGAGCACTCAAGTGGCTGAAGCTTCTGCCGATGGATCAGAAGCACCTTCGAAGTCGGTAAGATCCGGTTTGGATCAGCTTGATGCAAGTTTGCAAAAGCTTCCGCCTTTCTCATATGAGGGAGAATACTCTTCACGTGTTGTTCAGAAGCCCTTAGGTCTCCCGCAAGGGAATATTAGCAGGGATCAATCCTTGGCTAAAGCTAAGGATTTCTTAAAGAAAATCGGGTATACCAATGTGAAGCCGGAATTCGGGGGAGAATCTCAGGATGCTTTGGGAGGATTTATTTGGAAGTACAAGGATGCTTATTTGGAAGTAAGTCGTCAAGGTGGTGTGGTCACCCTATTTCGTGATCAGCGTTCTATTGAGCCTAAGACATTAACTATGCAAGAAGCGACGAACAAGGCCAAGGCGATTTTGAAAACCTTAGGCTGGCAGCTTGTGATTACTTCCAGTGAAGATTTCGGATCTTATGTTCAGTTTGATGCTGTTGCGGAAGAGGATGGGGTAAGAATTTATCCTGACAAAGTACGCTTGATGCTTGCCATTGATAATGGTCAACTTGTCGGACTGGATGCAGCGCCCTATTATGCATTTCATCATGAACGTACCTTCCCTTCGAAAATATCCATGGATCAGGCAACTCGTAAATTGCGCCCCAATTTTCAGATCATCGAGAGTCGCTTGGCGGTTATTGCAAAAACCGGTAACCAAGAGTTATATTGTTATGAATTCCGGGGTCGATACCAGGGAGAAGAATACCTGGTCTACTTAAATGCTGCGACGGGCTCGGAAGAAAAGATACAGCGAATAATTAAGACTCCGCGAGGGGAATATCTTAAATAA
- the sleB gene encoding spore cortex-lytic enzyme — MKVHIRPWAIVIAIGLVLSIAISGFAYAALGDRLLGRGSKGPEVTELQKRLVQLGYVLGPVDGKFGAKTEAAIKRFQKEHGLRVDGLAGTRTIQELKRLTGQSTNASGKAVGYKNIDTNLLARAVNGEARGEPYLGQVAVAAVILNRIKDPAFPKTVADIIYQPRAFSSVDDGQINLPPSATALRAAQEAVNGSDPSGGALFFFNPAKTSNKYIWSRPQIKQIGNHIFTK; from the coding sequence ATGAAAGTTCATATTAGACCGTGGGCGATTGTAATTGCCATAGGATTAGTACTCAGCATAGCTATATCTGGGTTTGCCTATGCAGCCTTAGGTGATCGTTTACTGGGAAGAGGAAGTAAAGGGCCTGAAGTAACAGAGTTACAGAAACGATTGGTCCAATTAGGTTATGTTTTAGGACCCGTGGATGGAAAGTTCGGAGCAAAGACAGAAGCGGCAATTAAACGCTTTCAAAAGGAACACGGCCTAAGAGTGGATGGATTGGCAGGTACGCGAACAATCCAGGAACTAAAGCGTCTCACAGGGCAAAGCACAAATGCATCAGGAAAAGCTGTTGGTTATAAAAATATCGACACAAACCTTTTGGCCCGTGCTGTGAACGGTGAGGCTAGAGGTGAACCTTATTTAGGACAGGTGGCTGTTGCTGCCGTAATTCTAAATCGGATTAAGGATCCGGCATTTCCGAAAACCGTTGCAGATATTATCTATCAGCCAAGAGCTTTTTCCAGCGTGGATGATGGTCAAATTAACTTGCCCCCTTCAGCGACAGCACTTCGTGCTGCTCAAGAGGCTGTCAATGGTTCAGATCCTTCGGGCGGAGCCCTCTTCTTTTTTAATCCGGCTAAAACGTCAAACAAATATATATGGTCACGTCCGCAAATTAAGCAAATAGGAAATCATATATTTACAAAGTAG
- the floA gene encoding flotillin-like protein FloA (flotillin-like protein involved in membrane lipid rafts), with translation MNPLFTTLALFVLGFVIIGVFLTFIPVGLWISALAAGVNVGIFNLIGMRLRRVVPSKIVNPLIKGHKAGLSITTDMLEAHYLAGGNVDRVVNALIASERAAIPLPFERAAAIDLAGRDVLQAVQMSVNPKVIETPVVSAVAQNGIELRVKAKVTVRANIDRLVGGAGEETIIARVGEGIVTSIGSSESHKAVLEEPELISQTVLAKGLDAGTAFEILSIDMADVDVGKNIGAQLQMDQAEADKRIAQAKAEERRAMAVAREQEMRASVEEMRAKVVEAEAEVPRAMAGALKDGKLGVMDYYNMQNIISDTQMRGSIAQTSKNGSGNDGLNKK, from the coding sequence ATGAATCCATTATTCACAACTTTAGCGTTATTTGTTCTAGGTTTTGTAATCATAGGCGTTTTTCTCACCTTTATTCCCGTAGGGCTATGGATTTCAGCATTAGCAGCGGGAGTCAATGTAGGAATCTTTAACTTAATAGGTATGCGGCTGAGGCGAGTAGTTCCGTCAAAAATCGTTAATCCATTAATTAAAGGACATAAAGCAGGTTTGTCCATAACCACAGACATGCTTGAAGCTCACTATTTAGCAGGCGGGAATGTGGATAGGGTTGTCAACGCCCTTATTGCTTCAGAACGGGCAGCCATTCCACTGCCATTTGAGCGGGCCGCTGCTATCGATTTAGCCGGCCGGGATGTTCTTCAAGCAGTTCAGATGTCGGTTAATCCAAAAGTGATAGAAACGCCTGTAGTGTCCGCCGTGGCCCAAAACGGCATTGAGTTAAGAGTTAAAGCTAAGGTTACCGTACGCGCCAATATCGATAGATTAGTCGGCGGTGCAGGAGAAGAAACGATTATTGCCCGGGTGGGAGAAGGAATTGTCACCAGTATCGGTTCTTCTGAATCCCATAAAGCTGTTTTAGAAGAGCCTGAGTTGATTTCGCAAACGGTTTTAGCCAAGGGCTTGGACGCCGGAACAGCCTTTGAAATTCTGTCCATTGATATGGCGGATGTTGATGTGGGTAAAAACATTGGAGCTCAGCTGCAAATGGATCAAGCTGAAGCAGATAAGCGAATTGCTCAGGCAAAAGCAGAAGAACGCCGAGCAATGGCTGTTGCCAGAGAGCAAGAAATGAGGGCATCTGTTGAAGAAATGCGGGCTAAGGTTGTTGAAGCTGAAGCCGAAGTACCGAGAGCCATGGCCGGAGCATTAAAAGATGGCAAACTGGGTGTTATGGATTATTACAATATGCAAAATATTATTTCCGATACTCAGATGAGAGGAAGTATTGCCCAGACAAGTAAAAATGGATCGGGCAATGATGGCCTCAATAAGAAGTAG
- a CDS encoding NfeD family protein, translating into MSQGFIIMLILIGIALLAVEVFVIPGFGVSGILGMASLITGIFLVTDTLMEGLVYTAISLFILGIIVFFSFRSARTRRIWKRFSLSTRQTPNEGYIAPKPQYEMYLGKVGTALTQLRPAGTGEFDGLKLDVVTEGGYIGLGTDIKVIAVEGTRIIVREVKNKEVKLGKDRADQ; encoded by the coding sequence GTGTCACAGGGGTTTATTATAATGCTGATTCTGATAGGAATCGCTCTGCTGGCAGTCGAGGTGTTTGTCATTCCCGGTTTTGGTGTCAGTGGAATTCTCGGTATGGCGTCCCTGATTACAGGGATATTTTTGGTCACAGATACCTTGATGGAAGGGTTAGTTTATACGGCGATATCTCTATTCATACTAGGTATAATAGTCTTCTTTAGTTTTCGCTCGGCCAGAACTCGACGGATATGGAAGAGATTTTCCTTAAGCACCCGCCAGACACCGAATGAAGGGTATATTGCTCCTAAGCCTCAGTACGAAATGTATTTAGGGAAAGTCGGAACAGCTCTCACCCAGCTGCGTCCTGCCGGGACCGGTGAATTTGATGGATTAAAATTGGATGTTGTAACCGAGGGGGGGTATATTGGACTGGGGACAGACATAAAAGTTATTGCAGTCGAAGGAACCCGGATCATTGTCAGGGAAGTTAAAAATAAGGAGGTGAAGCTCGGTAAAGACCGGGCAGATCAATGA
- a CDS encoding DUF1836 domain-containing protein codes for MSYKHSQAIRTVLNELEPKKKALPYLELDSMMLSQVVEVAKRVSQNDINPNHIQNWVRRKYLPNPAKKKYTREQVANVLLLNDLRDILSLEEVSHLLGYVNESLLDTSDDRINPTKLYGYYSEIFDCLQEDWEKSLQGLEKEVEDTLAGEGMPEEDREIVATTLVILNLLARANLYKQIAKRWLKSLED; via the coding sequence ATGAGCTATAAACATTCTCAAGCAATTCGCACGGTACTAAATGAATTAGAGCCTAAAAAAAAGGCACTGCCCTATTTAGAACTGGATTCTATGATGCTTTCACAAGTTGTGGAAGTAGCGAAACGGGTTAGCCAGAATGATATTAATCCCAATCATATTCAGAATTGGGTCAGACGTAAGTACCTGCCTAATCCGGCCAAGAAAAAATATACTCGTGAGCAAGTTGCTAATGTATTGCTCCTAAATGACTTGCGGGATATCCTGTCTTTAGAGGAGGTCTCTCATTTATTAGGGTATGTCAATGAAAGCCTTTTAGATACATCCGACGATCGGATTAATCCAACGAAGCTTTATGGATATTACAGTGAGATTTTCGATTGTTTACAGGAAGATTGGGAAAAATCCCTGCAAGGATTAGAAAAGGAGGTTGAAGATACTTTAGCCGGAGAAGGGATGCCTGAAGAAGACCGGGAAATAGTTGCTACGACTCTTGTAATTCTCAATTTATTGGCAAGAGCCAATTTATATAAACAGATTGCCAAACGTTGGTTGAAAAGTTTAGAGGATTAG
- a CDS encoding radical SAM protein, translating to MFYEGTIYRPPSEAKSLILQISVGCKHNACTFCTMYKDKKFRIKSRAEITEIINAARDQDSGTERIFLADGDAIAVDTPLLIEILDRLYNTFPQLKRVGIYGGPKDILAKSPKELADLKEHGLHIVYLGVESGNEEILQAVCKGVTADQMIAAGQKVKASGLTLSCTIIIGLGGKTLSQAHAMDTARVVSEIDPEYLGALTLMLEPDAPLAQAIREGSFQLLNPFESLIELRTLLAALNVSHCVFRSNHASNYLPLRATLPEDRRELLETMDHIINNRSTERLRPEYWRGL from the coding sequence ATGTTTTACGAAGGAACAATTTATCGACCGCCAAGTGAAGCCAAAAGCCTTATATTACAGATTTCTGTGGGATGCAAGCATAACGCTTGTACCTTTTGTACAATGTACAAAGATAAAAAATTTCGGATTAAATCCCGGGCAGAAATAACTGAGATTATTAATGCTGCCCGTGATCAAGACTCAGGGACTGAGCGGATTTTTCTAGCGGACGGCGATGCCATTGCTGTTGATACACCACTGCTGATAGAGATCCTTGACCGGCTTTATAATACCTTCCCCCAGCTCAAGCGAGTAGGAATTTACGGAGGTCCCAAAGATATCCTTGCCAAAAGCCCTAAAGAATTGGCGGATTTAAAAGAACATGGTTTGCATATTGTCTATCTGGGAGTTGAAAGCGGCAATGAGGAAATTTTGCAGGCTGTCTGCAAGGGTGTAACTGCCGATCAGATGATTGCTGCCGGGCAGAAAGTTAAAGCAAGCGGCTTGACACTATCTTGCACTATCATTATCGGTCTTGGCGGCAAAACCCTTTCCCAGGCACATGCAATGGATACCGCTCGGGTGGTCAGTGAGATAGATCCTGAATATTTAGGGGCCCTTACTTTAATGTTGGAACCCGATGCACCTCTCGCTCAAGCCATTAGAGAAGGCTCTTTTCAACTCCTCAATCCTTTCGAATCGCTTATAGAACTTCGTACTCTCCTCGCAGCACTTAATGTGTCCCATTGTGTCTTTAGGAGTAATCACGCTTCCAATTACTTACCCCTGCGGGCAACTCTTCCCGAAGACCGACGGGAGCTTTTAGAGACCATGGATCATATTATTAACAATCGATCCACAGAGCGGCTTCGTCCGGAATATTGGAGGGGGCTCTAG
- a CDS encoding MGDG synthase family glycosyltransferase, translated as MKQLKVLVFSASFGNGHLRAAEAVIEGIRIKEPTAEIIHLDFGDFLNKAVNTMIKNVYGEIINHIPKLWGRFYYRTSMVKPQSVGQRFLNKLGRKEFINYVNVLKPDLIICTYPTVSSVLAQLRQEKILGVPVITIVTDYTLHSHWVHPSVDRYIVACPEVRESLLSWGIENWRIHDSGIPVSPKFEETIDRNKVLSQLGLKPDQPILLVMGGSYGVLKSANRICKNLAESIIPVQTIIVCGKNEKLYHSLKEVITQTKNPLVRLKYVHNVEELMSVSNLIITKAGGLTVSEALTKHLPLLIYKPIPGQEEENAHFIQKIGAGVVAETEAELNRLINYLLRCPEEVDKMREKATAALPGHSTQRAVEEILELVNNRDYSLNMMGVKGS; from the coding sequence TTGAAACAATTAAAGGTTCTCGTGTTTTCCGCATCCTTTGGAAATGGGCATTTGCGGGCTGCTGAAGCTGTGATCGAAGGGATACGGATTAAGGAACCTACTGCGGAAATTATTCACCTTGATTTTGGAGATTTTCTAAATAAAGCAGTGAATACGATGATTAAAAATGTTTATGGCGAGATTATTAACCATATCCCCAAACTTTGGGGGAGATTCTATTATAGAACATCCATGGTAAAGCCTCAGTCTGTGGGCCAGCGTTTTTTAAATAAATTAGGGCGCAAGGAATTTATAAACTATGTTAATGTCCTGAAACCGGATTTAATTATTTGTACTTATCCCACCGTTTCCTCGGTCTTGGCTCAGTTAAGACAAGAAAAAATATTGGGGGTCCCAGTTATTACCATAGTAACGGATTATACCCTGCACAGTCATTGGGTCCATCCCAGTGTCGACCGTTATATTGTAGCTTGTCCGGAGGTTAGGGAAAGCTTATTGTCTTGGGGAATCGAGAATTGGCGTATCCATGACTCGGGTATTCCCGTGAGCCCTAAATTTGAAGAAACAATCGATCGAAATAAGGTACTTTCACAGTTGGGCTTAAAACCCGACCAGCCGATTCTTTTAGTGATGGGAGGGTCCTACGGAGTCTTAAAAAGTGCCAACCGAATCTGCAAAAATCTTGCCGAGTCAATAATTCCTGTTCAGACCATCATTGTCTGCGGAAAAAATGAAAAATTATATCATTCCTTAAAGGAAGTTATAACTCAAACCAAAAATCCTCTAGTTCGGCTTAAGTATGTTCATAATGTGGAAGAATTAATGTCCGTTTCCAATCTGATTATCACCAAAGCAGGCGGTTTAACAGTGTCTGAAGCCCTTACGAAGCATTTGCCCCTTTTGATTTATAAACCTATTCCTGGCCAAGAGGAAGAAAATGCTCATTTTATTCAAAAAATCGGCGCAGGCGTCGTTGCCGAGACTGAGGCAGAATTAAACCGGCTTATTAACTATTTACTAAGATGTCCTGAGGAAGTGGATAAAATGAGGGAAAAAGCGACAGCCGCTTTGCCAGGGCATTCAACTCAACGTGCTGTGGAAGAGATCTTGGAATTGGTCAATAATAGGGATTATAGTCTAAATATGATGGGTGTCAAGGGATCGTAA
- the ybaK gene encoding Cys-tRNA(Pro) deacylase, whose amino-acid sequence MSQKTNAARILDKNKIPYEIKEYTVDESDLSAVSVAQKVGLNIAEVYKTLVARGDKTGVVVACIQGDHELHLKGLAALSGNKKVEVVSLKEVQPLTGYIRGGVSPLGMKKRYPIFIDSAVTELEKVAVSAGLRGLQLYLKPQDLISVTEAKLGEISNEP is encoded by the coding sequence ATGTCCCAAAAGACAAATGCTGCCAGAATTCTTGATAAGAATAAGATTCCCTACGAAATAAAAGAATACACCGTTGATGAGTCCGATTTATCCGCTGTTTCAGTTGCTCAAAAGGTTGGCTTGAACATCGCTGAAGTTTATAAAACCCTGGTCGCCCGTGGGGATAAAACCGGAGTCGTTGTCGCTTGTATTCAAGGAGATCACGAACTCCATCTTAAGGGCTTAGCGGCACTGAGCGGAAATAAAAAAGTGGAAGTCGTCTCCTTAAAGGAAGTTCAGCCCCTAACAGGCTATATCCGAGGAGGTGTTTCTCCTCTGGGTATGAAGAAACGTTATCCTATTTTCATCGACTCGGCTGTAACCGAACTGGAAAAGGTCGCTGTAAGTGCAGGGTTACGGGGACTTCAGCTTTACCTTAAGCCCCAAGATTTAATTTCAGTAACCGAGGCCAAGTTAGGCGAAATCTCCAATGAGCCATAA
- a CDS encoding C40 family peptidase — translation MKNKIILVLFLICFMFSLSATAQASLGDSLLKVGSRGADVVELQTKLNQLGYSVGTVDGIFGNLTKQGVMNFQKVHSLVVDGIVGPNTVNSLNTAAAGLQGQQKINAILSTAKQYLGVKYQWGGSTPETGFDCSGFVAYVFKQNGISLPRVSRDQYTVGTKVSFDNLQPGDLVFFSFGGNGVVDHDGIYLGGGQFINASSSKGVTIYTIGPYWKSVYVGARRVI, via the coding sequence ATGAAAAACAAAATTATTCTTGTGCTTTTTTTAATCTGTTTCATGTTTTCTTTATCTGCAACCGCTCAGGCTTCCCTTGGGGATAGTTTACTTAAGGTGGGTTCAAGAGGTGCGGATGTGGTGGAGCTGCAGACAAAACTCAATCAGCTTGGCTATAGCGTTGGTACAGTTGATGGGATCTTTGGAAATTTGACGAAACAAGGGGTTATGAATTTTCAAAAGGTACATAGTCTTGTGGTTGATGGGATTGTAGGACCGAATACCGTTAACTCATTAAATACGGCCGCTGCCGGTTTGCAGGGTCAGCAAAAAATTAATGCTATCCTTAGTACTGCCAAACAATATCTGGGGGTAAAGTATCAATGGGGAGGGTCGACCCCAGAAACAGGTTTTGACTGTTCCGGATTTGTCGCTTATGTATTTAAACAGAATGGAATTTCACTGCCCCGGGTTTCACGTGATCAATATACCGTTGGGACCAAGGTCTCCTTTGACAATCTGCAACCGGGAGATTTAGTATTTTTCTCATTTGGGGGCAATGGTGTTGTAGACCATGATGGAATCTATCTTGGCGGAGGACAATTTATTAATGCTTCATCGTCAAAAGGGGTTACCATCTATACTATTGGTCCTTATTGGAAATCCGTTTATGTTGGAGCACGACGAGTAATATAG